TTTGCTATCAATTTATTCACCGCCATCTGCCGAACATTGGCTGGGGACTGATTATGGAGGCAGAGATATTTTCGGCCAGCTCATCATTGGAGCGAAAAATTCATTTACGATTGGATTATGTATCACATTGTTAACAGGACTTATCGGTCTTTCCGTCGGATTATGTGCAGGTTACTTTGGCGGACAAGTCGACAATACGATCATGCGGATCATCGACTTCTTTCTCATACTCCCGACATTAATGCTGGTCATTGTCTTCGTTACCATTGTACCTAAATATAATGTTTATACTTTTATCCTAATTATGAGTTTGTTCTTGTGGACTGGGAAAGCAAGGTTAATTCGTTCGAAAACTCTTGCAGAGAGAGAGTTAGATTATGTTAGTGCTTCTAAAACATTGGGAACACCTGATTGGAAGATTATGATGAGGGAAGTGCTGCCTAATTTAAGTTCCATAATCATCGTTAATCTGACCCTAAACCTTGCAGGAAATATTGGAATTGAATCAGGGTTAACGTATCTCGGATTTGGTCTGCCGGAAAGTACTCCCAGTTTAGGCACTCTCGTAAGTTATGCTACAAATCCGGATGTCCTACAAAACAAATGGTGGATTTGGTTACCTGCATCATTGCTAATTCTAGTCATGATGTTGTGTATAAATTACATCGGTCAAGCATTAAAACGTGCTTCCGATGCAAGACAAAGATTAGGTTAAAAAGGGGGAAAAAGAAAGAATGAAGAAAAAAACAAGTGTAAAGTTTTTCAGTCTCCTTGTTGCCTCTGGGCTGCTGCTATCAGCATGCACCAATACAACTGGGGGTGATGGGAAAAAGAAGCCAGCTTCAAATGGTAAGACAGAAGTAAATGTAGCAAGTTTTCCAAAAACAGTAAAGAACGATAAACAGCCGATTAAAGATGGATCTCTTACGTATGCGTTAGTGTCCGATACACCATTTGAAGGCACACTGAATTATGCGTTTTATGATGGAGACCCAGATTCGCAAGTATTGGGGTTCTTCGATTTACCGTTATTTTCAACAAATGCTGACTATGAAATAACAAATGATGGTGCGGCAACATATAAATTGTCGAACGACAATAAGACCATTACTGTTAAAATAAAAGATAATGTAAACTGGTCTGATGGTAAACCGGTAACCGCACAAGACTATGAGTATTCGTTCTTAGTAATCGGTAATAAGGATTACACTGGTGTTCGGTATGGGGATGCGATCATTCAAAGTATTGTCGGGATGAAAGAGTATCACGAAGGAAAAGCTTCTAACATATCTGGTATAAAGATCATAGATCAAAAAACACTTTCCATTACCTTTGATAAAGCAAACCCATCTCTATTAACAGGTTTATGGACATATGCTATGCCTAAGCATTACTTGGGAGATATACCGATAAAAGATTTGGCGAAATCAGATAAAATTCATAAAACTCCAATTGGCTTTGGACCTTTCAAAATTAAAAAGATAGTCCCAGGTGAATCTGTAGAATTTGAACGTAATGATAATTATTTCGCAGGAAAACCAAAATTAAAGAGCATTATATTGAAGGTTGTTAATCCAAAAGTTATCCTGCAAACAATGAAAAAGGGAGAAGCGGATATTGCAGAATTCCCAACAGATCAATATCCAGCAGCTAAAGGTTCTAAGAATTTTCAATTCATTGGCGAATATGAATTAGCATACAATTACATTGGCTTTAAGCTGGGACATTGGGATGCGAAGAAAGGCATTAATGTCATGGACAATCCTAAATTTCAAGACAAGCGTCTTCGTCAGGCCATGGCTTATGCAGTCGATAATAAATCTGTCGGTGATAAGATTTACAATGGTTTAAGATTCCCCGCTACAGGCTTAATTCCGCCTTCATTCCCAACGTGGTACAATGAGGATGAAAAAGGAATTAGTTTTGACCCAGAAAAAGCAAAAAAATTATTGGATGAAGCAGGCTATAAAGATGTGAACGGCGATGGATTACGCGAAGATCCAAAAGGGAAAAAATTCCACGTCAATTTCTTGTCAATGAGCGGCGGGGACATAGCAGAACCTCTTGCTAAGTTCTATATGCAATGCTGGAAAAATGTCGGCTTGGATGTTTCCCTTGTAGATGGACGCTTAGCAGAATTCAATTCCTTCTACAAAATGGTGGAAAATGATGATCCTAAGGTAGATATTTATCTTGCTGCATGGGCAACGGGGACAGATGTGGATCCGTATGGACTCTATGGCAGAGATGTACCATTTAACTATACTCACTTTGTCAGCGATAAAAATGATCAATTATTGGCAGACGGCCACTCCGAGAAAGCATTTGATCATGCTTATCGCAAGAAAATTTATGATGAATGGCAATCCTATATGAATGATGAGCTTCCAGTGATCCCAACCTTGTTCCGTTACAAAATTTCTGCTATTAATAATCGTGTAACTGGCTTAAAAGCTAGTTACGGTGAAGATCAATATGGTTGGGCAAATGTTGGCGTATCAAATGAAAATCCAGATGTAGAGTAATCAAAATGAAGAGGAGATAATCCCATTCCGGGATTGTCTCTTTTTTTTGAAAGGTTGTTAAAGCACTTTGTTTATTTGGACAGTCTGTTGAATGGAGCAAAATATATATAAAGGAATAATTTAACTTAGGTCTGCCCATACTGATTGACAAACAGAATGTTGAAGAGAGGGGTTGTACAATGTTATATCTTCATGATGTTTGGGTAAATTGGTTTGAAGGTGAAGAAAATGGTTATAACGTTTGCCACTTTCATGAATGGCGCAAAGATGACGGTGTGGAGCTTTTGGACCAAGTACCTCTGATAAAAGTTGAGCCTGTTCTATATAACTATATTGAAAATGATTTATTAGAGTTGCCTCAACAACTTCTGGATGATATTTATCAAAAGGCGTACCTAAGAAAGAACCACGAAAGAATTCAGCTGGATTATTGTTTTGTTGTAACAGATGGCACGGGTATATTGGCCGTAGATACGATTGGTTACAATATACCGATTCGCAAAAGCAGATTAATACCACGGCAGGAACAGCTAGTCTATGAGATGATTAGCACCCATGAACCCCAAAAATATCAATTTTATGTTCAGTCAAAAGAGAAAGACTTCCACATCCTGTCACCAGAACCGGAATTAATGACAGGATTAACAAGAAAAGAGCGGCAGTTAAAACAGTTATTATTTATGGCACTGGACCAACTATTTTCTTCTAATAATGAGGCAGAGGTGCGCTATTGGTTTACCGAATGGTGCCCTGAAAAATACTCCAGTATTCAAGAACTAACCTTTGAAGAAGCATGGCAGCAGCTGTTTGAGGAAGCAAAATATGGATGGTCAAAAAAGCACGAAATTTTCTGTGAGAATATAATAAAAGGACAACCGTTTTTTGAAAAGCTTTGGGAAATGGAAAATGGTTCAAAAGTAAATTAAAAGCCTGACCCAAAGGGGATGCATTCCCCCACGGGTTCAGGCTTTTTATGATTTATTTTCTTCTTCCAAGACCCATTGCTGCTTCCATGTTCTTTAGTGTAAGATTTGCGGTTTGATTCGCTTTTTCAGCTCCGCGATCCAGAATGTCATCCAACTCACTAGTTTCCATTAAATTGTGATATTTCTCCTGAATCGGCTTGAAGACATTTACCACAACCTCAGCTAAGTCGCCTTTAAATGCTCCATACCCTTTACCGTCATACATTTGCTCTAGTTCAGAAACGGATTTATTCCCTAAGATAGAGTAAATGGATAATAAGTTTGAAATGCCTGGTTTATTTTCAACATCAAATTTAACAATACCATCAGAATCGGTTACTGCGCTTTTTATTTTTTTCTCAATTTGTTTAGGCTCATCAAGCGGAGTGATAAATGCTTTCTTGTTCGGATCAGATTTACTCATTTTCTTTGTTGGTTCCTGCAATGACATAATTCTTGCGCCAACTTTAGGAATGCGGATTTCAGGGATTGTAAATACTTCCCCATATTTTTTGTTAAAGCGTTCAGCTAGATCCCGGGTCAATTCCATGTGCTGTTTTTGATCCTCACCAACGGGAACAAGATCTGTATTATACAATAAGATATCTGCAGCCATTAGTGGCGGGTATGTTAAAAGAGAGGCAGATACAGCTTCTTTACCTGCTGATTTATCTTTAAATTGAGTCATCCGTTCGAGTTCGCCAATATAGGATACACATTGCATGATCCATCCTGCTTGTGCATGGGCAGGAACTTCCGATTGTATAAACAATGTTGCTTTATCAGGATCAATGCCTACAGCAAGATAAAGCGCAGCTAAGCTCCGTATATTTTTCCTTAATTCTGCGGGATCCTGAGGAACAGTGATTGCATGCTGATCAACAATACAAAAGTAACAATTGTAATCATTTTGCAATTCCACAAATTGCTTCATAGCTCCTATATAGTTTCCAAGTGTAATCGTCCCACTTGGCTGTATTCCCGAAAAAATCGTCTTCATGAAAAATTCCTCCTAAAAATTAGACCCTGTACACTTATCCGTTGATTTCTAATTCCACCATCAGAAACTGTAACATGGCTAAATATAAATAAAAAAACCATTCATCCCACCGAAAATAGGGACGAATGGTTTCGCGGTACCACCCTAATTACTCATAAAAGAGTCACCTTAAATCCATGAACGCAAAAAAGCGAACACAGGTCCTTATTAACGCAAGGATCACGTCACTTCCTACTCAAAGGTTCAGAATGAGGCTCAAAAGTCCATTCCGCATTTTTTCGTGTTTGTTCCCACCAGCCACAAACTCTCTTCTGAACGAAAGGAAATACGTACTACTCTTCATCATTGCCTTATGACTATAGAATTAATCTTATTATAATGAAGTGCATATTTATTTTCAAGTGAGTAAAACATAGTAAATGAGCAAGGCAATTAACATTAGAGAACCATTAATTAGTCCATGGAACAAAAGGGGTTTATTATTGATTGTTACAAGTTCAGATAATGCCGGCACATCACTGAATTTTCTTTTTTCATTACCTCTTGAAAGAGAAGCAGCAAAATTAAGGGACCTAGAAATGACGTCATAAAATCCGGATTGAATGGTATAAACTAATAAGGAAAAAAGGAGTAAAACAGCTGAGATATAAAAAGATATATTGATATAGCTTAGCAAAGAAATTTTATGATAAAAAATGAAAGATAACAAAAAAATAACAGCTTGTGTAAGCGTTACCAAAAGCATCCTTTTCCTATGCAAAAAGTTCACTTAGAAACCCCCATAACATTGATTTATAAGGCTATTACAGGTGTAAGTTTAAATTATACCATAGGAATTTGCAACTTTTTCGTAAGATTTGTTAACAACCTGTAAATTAATTATTAAAAAGTGATGTACATTATCTCAAAAATATGTATAATAAGAAATGTAGTAATTTTTCAGAATAATAGAAAAGGGAGGTCTATTAGTGAAGAAGTCAAAACTTTCACTATTATTAGCATCAACACTAGCTACAAGCATGTTCTTGGGCGCTTGTTCTAGTGGCTCAAGCAACAATAGCAGTTCAAAAAATACAAGCTCCGCAGGAAAGCTTGCTGACAAACAAGTTATTAATGTTTTGGAATCTGCCGAAATTCCTAATTTGGATAGCGTAATGAACGAAGACGTTCTTGGCAGTGAAATCCTTTCTCAAGTAAATGCTGGTTTATATCGTTTGGATCAGTCGGGTACAAAGGTAATCCCAGATCTTGCAGTAGGGGATCCGGAATATAATGCGGATAAAACAGTATTAACGATTAAATTAAGAAAAGATGCAAAATGGTCAAATGGTGACCCTGTAACTGCCAAAGACTTTGTTTATGCTTGGCAACGCGGAATTGATCCAAAAACGGCATCACCATATGTTCCATATATGATGGATGATAAAATCAAAAATGCAACCGCAATCAGTGAAAATAAAGCGCCAGTTTCATCTTTAGGCATTAAAGCTGTAGATGATTATACGTTGCAAGTCACTTTAGAGAAACCGCTTCCGTATATTAGTTCATTATTAACATTCACAGCATTCTATCCGCAAAACCAAAAGTATGTTGAAGCACAAGGTGCAAACTATGCAAAAGATGCTTCCCACCTGCTTTTTAATGGTCCTTTTAAATTGACAAAGTGGGAAGGCACTGCAGCTGACCAATGGACATTAGAAAAGAATGCTGATTACTGGGATGCAAAAGACGTTACATTACAACAAGTTAATTTTAACGTTGTAAAGGATCCACAAGCAGCTGTTAATGCCTATACGGCAGGGCAAGCGGAAATTACACCAAGACTTGCTTCATCAGCAATTATTTCGCAATATCAAGGTTCTAAAGACTTAATGCAATATCTTGAGCCATCTTTGTGGTGGTTAAAAATGAACGAAAATAACCCAGTTTTGAAAAATCTCAATATCCGTAAGGCAATTGGTTTAGCAATTGATAGAAAAGCATATGTGAATAACGTATTAGCAAACGGTTCAGTTGAGGCCAACTATATTGTGCCCAAGGAATTTGCTAAGAATCCGTCTACTGATAAATTCTTCCGTGATGATGCAGGTACATATCTGCAAACAGATAAAGCACAAGCTAAGAAGTTATGGGAACAAGGTTTAAAAGAACTAGGCAAAACATCAGTAACATTCACTTTTGTTGGTCAAGATACTGAAACTGCCAAGAAAGAGGAAGCTTTCATCAAAGATCAATTGGAGAAAACTCTTCCTGGCTTAACGGTTAATATTCAAAGTGTTCCGTTTAAAATCCGTATTGACCGCGAAGATAAACAAGATTACGATATCATTTTCAGTGGTTGGGGACCAGACTATGATGACCCAATGACATTCATGGACCTCTTCTTAACTGGCGGTGGTCAAAACCACATGAGCTATAGTGATCCAAAATATGATCAATTGGTTAAAGCTGCTCAAACTACTTTAGCTACTGATCCGAATAAGCGCTGGAAAGCTCTCCAAGACGCTGAGAAAGTTCTATTAGAAGACGATGCAGCATTGGCACCACTTTATCAGCGTTCTGTTAACATTTTAGTAAATCCTAAAGTAAAAGGTTTACAACATAATGCTTATTCTGATTTCAGTTACGAGTGGGTAAAAGTTTACAAATAATTAGCATTTTAATCAAATAAAAAGAGAGTATATTAACAATATACTCTCTTTTTACCTGTAACAGAATTGTCGAATAATGAAGAATATTAAATCAATTAGGAGGTGTAGGCATGGCAAGATATATATTACAACGGTTTCTCTATATGATTTTCACTTTATTTATCGTTGTATCCGTAACCTTTTTCCTCATGAAGTTAATTCCCGGCACCCCTTTTAATAACTGGGAAAAACTATCAGGCATCCAGCGTCACATATTATTAGTTAAGTATGGGTTTGATCAGCCTGTACCTGTTCAATATGCTCACTATATGATAAACATGCTTAAAGGTGATTTAGGTGTTTCCTTTCAGTTTAATAATACTCCAGTAACGCAACTTTTAGCCGACCGTACTGGCCCATCCGCACTGCTTGGTGCACAAGCCATGATTGCAGGTGCAGTGATCGGGATCCTATTAGGCGTTGTGGCTGCGCTAAAACAAAATACATGGGTTGACTATGGTGCAACATTTATCGCAGTAATTGGAAAATCTATTCCAAGTTTTGTTTTTGCCGGATTGTTGCAATTTTATGTGGCAGTTAAATTAGGGTGGCTTCCTGTTATGTTTTGGAATGGACCGTCATACACTATTTTGCCAACGATCGCTTTGGCCATGTTTCCTATTTCCATTGCAGCCCGGTTTATGCGGACTGAAATGGTAGAGGTAATGGCTTCTGATTATATTACGCTTGCAAAAGCAAAAGGTGCTAGCTATTGGCAAATCAGTTTTAAACACGCATTGCGTAATGCGTTAATTCCTGTTATTACTGTAATGGGACCATTAGCTGTAAGTTTAATGACAGGTTCTCTTGTAATTGAAGATATTTTTGGTATTCCTGGCATCGGTGATCAATTTGTTAAGTCAATTATGACAAACGACTATCCCGTCATTATGGGAACTTCCATTTTATTTGCAGCACTATTTGTCTTCATCATCCTAGTTGTTGATATTCTTTACGGAATCATCGACCCGCGTATTCGCATTTCGGGGGGGAAAGCTAAATGATTAACAAAGAACCAACCATCTCACAGGATATGTTTGCGCCCGCCCATATCGATCCATCTAAAAGCGAGAAAATTGCCAAGCCAAGTTTGAATTTTTGGCAGGATTCCTGGTTGAGGGTCCGTAAAAATAAAGGGGCAGTAATCAGTTTAGTTGCTATCGTGATCTTACTTATTCTTTCATTTGTTGGCCCATTAATCACACCATATAAATTTGATACACAAAATACGGATAATCATGATCTTCCGCCGCGTGTACAAGGCTTGGAAAATATTCATTGGCTTCCGTTTGATGGCACCTTAACAAATAAAGCCGGTATAACATACAATGCCTACGAAGTCCGACACGTGAAGCAGTATTATTGGTTTGGAACGGATGAACTTGGACGTGACATTTTCGCCCGTATTTGGAAAGGTACCCAGGTATCCTTATTCATTGCCTTCATGGCAGCATTGGTGGATATGTTAATTGGTGTAGCATATGGAGCAATTTCGGGTTACCTCGGCGGCCGTGTCGATAGTATCATGCAGCGGATACTGGAGATTATCGTCGGTATTCCTAACCTAATCGTTGCAGTGTTAATGATTCTTGTTCTAAAGCCGGGAATCATTCCGATTATTATCGCGATCACATTCACAAGCTGGACGAGTATGGCCAGGGTTGTGCGCGCGCAAGTGCTGAAATTTAAAAACCAGGAATTTGTTTTAGCATCAAAGACACTTGGTGCTTCAGATGGTGCGATTATTTTTAAACATATGATTCCGAACATGTTTGGCGTTATCATTATTAATACAATGTTTTCAATTCCGAATGCCATATTCTTTGAAGCGTTTTTAAGTTTTATTGGTTTGGGATTGCAGGAGCC
Above is a genomic segment from Neobacillus endophyticus containing:
- a CDS encoding ABC transporter permease, with product MKAEISKPKRQKIKKAKKNGAFSILWREIVKDKLALGSLILLAFILIIVYGTSLLLNQDKIVTVDLLSIYSPPSAEHWLGTDYGGRDIFGQLIIGAKNSFTIGLCITLLTGLIGLSVGLCAGYFGGQVDNTIMRIIDFFLILPTLMLVIVFVTIVPKYNVYTFILIMSLFLWTGKARLIRSKTLAERELDYVSASKTLGTPDWKIMMREVLPNLSSIIIVNLTLNLAGNIGIESGLTYLGFGLPESTPSLGTLVSYATNPDVLQNKWWIWLPASLLILVMMLCINYIGQALKRASDARQRLG
- the opp4A gene encoding oligopeptide ABC transporter substrate-binding protein, yielding MKKKTSVKFFSLLVASGLLLSACTNTTGGDGKKKPASNGKTEVNVASFPKTVKNDKQPIKDGSLTYALVSDTPFEGTLNYAFYDGDPDSQVLGFFDLPLFSTNADYEITNDGAATYKLSNDNKTITVKIKDNVNWSDGKPVTAQDYEYSFLVIGNKDYTGVRYGDAIIQSIVGMKEYHEGKASNISGIKIIDQKTLSITFDKANPSLLTGLWTYAMPKHYLGDIPIKDLAKSDKIHKTPIGFGPFKIKKIVPGESVEFERNDNYFAGKPKLKSIILKVVNPKVILQTMKKGEADIAEFPTDQYPAAKGSKNFQFIGEYELAYNYIGFKLGHWDAKKGINVMDNPKFQDKRLRQAMAYAVDNKSVGDKIYNGLRFPATGLIPPSFPTWYNEDEKGISFDPEKAKKLLDEAGYKDVNGDGLREDPKGKKFHVNFLSMSGGDIAEPLAKFYMQCWKNVGLDVSLVDGRLAEFNSFYKMVENDDPKVDIYLAAWATGTDVDPYGLYGRDVPFNYTHFVSDKNDQLLADGHSEKAFDHAYRKKIYDEWQSYMNDELPVIPTLFRYKISAINNRVTGLKASYGEDQYGWANVGVSNENPDVE
- a CDS encoding YjbA family protein, with protein sequence MLYLHDVWVNWFEGEENGYNVCHFHEWRKDDGVELLDQVPLIKVEPVLYNYIENDLLELPQQLLDDIYQKAYLRKNHERIQLDYCFVVTDGTGILAVDTIGYNIPIRKSRLIPRQEQLVYEMISTHEPQKYQFYVQSKEKDFHILSPEPELMTGLTRKERQLKQLLFMALDQLFSSNNEAEVRYWFTEWCPEKYSSIQELTFEEAWQQLFEEAKYGWSKKHEIFCENIIKGQPFFEKLWEMENGSKVN
- the trpS gene encoding tryptophan--tRNA ligase, encoding MKTIFSGIQPSGTITLGNYIGAMKQFVELQNDYNCYFCIVDQHAITVPQDPAELRKNIRSLAALYLAVGIDPDKATLFIQSEVPAHAQAGWIMQCVSYIGELERMTQFKDKSAGKEAVSASLLTYPPLMAADILLYNTDLVPVGEDQKQHMELTRDLAERFNKKYGEVFTIPEIRIPKVGARIMSLQEPTKKMSKSDPNKKAFITPLDEPKQIEKKIKSAVTDSDGIVKFDVENKPGISNLLSIYSILGNKSVSELEQMYDGKGYGAFKGDLAEVVVNVFKPIQEKYHNLMETSELDDILDRGAEKANQTANLTLKNMEAAMGLGRRK
- a CDS encoding DUF3899 domain-containing protein, which translates into the protein MNFLHRKRMLLVTLTQAVIFLLSFIFYHKISLLSYINISFYISAVLLLFSLLVYTIQSGFYDVISRSLNFAASLSRGNEKRKFSDVPALSELVTINNKPLLFHGLINGSLMLIALLIYYVLLT
- a CDS encoding peptide ABC transporter substrate-binding protein; this encodes MKKSKLSLLLASTLATSMFLGACSSGSSNNSSSKNTSSAGKLADKQVINVLESAEIPNLDSVMNEDVLGSEILSQVNAGLYRLDQSGTKVIPDLAVGDPEYNADKTVLTIKLRKDAKWSNGDPVTAKDFVYAWQRGIDPKTASPYVPYMMDDKIKNATAISENKAPVSSLGIKAVDDYTLQVTLEKPLPYISSLLTFTAFYPQNQKYVEAQGANYAKDASHLLFNGPFKLTKWEGTAADQWTLEKNADYWDAKDVTLQQVNFNVVKDPQAAVNAYTAGQAEITPRLASSAIISQYQGSKDLMQYLEPSLWWLKMNENNPVLKNLNIRKAIGLAIDRKAYVNNVLANGSVEANYIVPKEFAKNPSTDKFFRDDAGTYLQTDKAQAKKLWEQGLKELGKTSVTFTFVGQDTETAKKEEAFIKDQLEKTLPGLTVNIQSVPFKIRIDREDKQDYDIIFSGWGPDYDDPMTFMDLFLTGGGQNHMSYSDPKYDQLVKAAQTTLATDPNKRWKALQDAEKVLLEDDAALAPLYQRSVNILVNPKVKGLQHNAYSDFSYEWVKVYK
- the opp3b gene encoding oligopeptide ABC transporter permease, which translates into the protein MARYILQRFLYMIFTLFIVVSVTFFLMKLIPGTPFNNWEKLSGIQRHILLVKYGFDQPVPVQYAHYMINMLKGDLGVSFQFNNTPVTQLLADRTGPSALLGAQAMIAGAVIGILLGVVAALKQNTWVDYGATFIAVIGKSIPSFVFAGLLQFYVAVKLGWLPVMFWNGPSYTILPTIALAMFPISIAARFMRTEMVEVMASDYITLAKAKGASYWQISFKHALRNALIPVITVMGPLAVSLMTGSLVIEDIFGIPGIGDQFVKSIMTNDYPVIMGTSILFAALFVFIILVVDILYGIIDPRIRISGGKAK
- the opp3C gene encoding oligopeptide ABC transporter permease; amino-acid sequence: MINKEPTISQDMFAPAHIDPSKSEKIAKPSLNFWQDSWLRVRKNKGAVISLVAIVILLILSFVGPLITPYKFDTQNTDNHDLPPRVQGLENIHWLPFDGTLTNKAGITYNAYEVRHVKQYYWFGTDELGRDIFARIWKGTQVSLFIAFMAALVDMLIGVAYGAISGYLGGRVDSIMQRILEIIVGIPNLIVAVLMILVLKPGIIPIIIAITFTSWTSMARVVRAQVLKFKNQEFVLASKTLGASDGAIIFKHMIPNMFGVIIINTMFSIPNAIFFEAFLSFIGLGLQEPNASLGTLVNEGYKQMLAYPFQMIIPSIMIALIMVCFNLVADGLRDALDPKMRD